The following coding sequences lie in one Arthrobacter sp. PGP41 genomic window:
- a CDS encoding acyltransferase family protein — protein MAEDESLRLRGTELSSSASRGEPDRSSRHLGGRFLGLDGLRGIAALIVVFTHCGLIFQAWAGGPRPSDMNQVEPWAKAIQHSPLHVTHAGGEAVFVFFILSGFVLVLPFLRGHRPAWVGYFPKRLLRIYLPIVGSVLLVALTMILVPRVASTQQTWWVNSHDGGLSPFGLVREALVLLGTGRYNSVLWSLKWEILFSLMLPAYVLAVRLFGRFWLAGTGAMILLSAAGFSLDNAYLEYLPMFGIGAFLAAGKDQILILAERRPIGDASMMGAAVILSMLWSTAWLPLPRLFLLVACTALVVAFMVWSPALQLSRGRVISWLGTRSFSLYLVHEPIVVSTALIFPGNPWFGLIVAWPLLLLLTEVFFRFLEDPSRRLANRVGMGATGLISRGWTALPESMRRK, from the coding sequence ATGGCAGAGGACGAATCCCTTCGGCTACGGGGAACCGAGTTGAGCAGTTCGGCAAGCCGCGGAGAGCCCGACCGCAGCTCCCGACACTTAGGCGGGAGATTTCTTGGCCTTGACGGCCTGCGTGGCATCGCTGCACTGATCGTGGTCTTCACGCACTGTGGACTAATCTTCCAGGCTTGGGCAGGAGGGCCTCGTCCCTCGGACATGAACCAGGTGGAGCCATGGGCGAAGGCGATTCAACATTCGCCTTTGCATGTAACTCATGCCGGCGGCGAAGCGGTCTTCGTCTTCTTTATCCTTTCGGGCTTCGTCTTGGTACTCCCCTTTCTTCGCGGGCACCGCCCCGCTTGGGTGGGCTACTTTCCAAAGAGGCTGCTTCGGATTTATCTACCGATCGTGGGATCGGTTCTGCTGGTAGCACTGACCATGATTTTGGTCCCCCGGGTCGCTTCTACTCAGCAAACTTGGTGGGTGAACTCCCATGACGGTGGCCTAAGCCCCTTCGGTCTCGTCCGCGAGGCACTTGTTTTGCTCGGAACAGGCAGATACAACTCGGTGCTGTGGAGCCTCAAGTGGGAGATTCTTTTCTCACTGATGCTTCCTGCCTATGTCCTGGCTGTGAGGTTGTTCGGGCGCTTTTGGCTGGCGGGAACCGGCGCGATGATCTTGCTCAGTGCTGCGGGATTTTCCCTCGACAATGCCTATCTTGAATATTTGCCCATGTTTGGAATTGGCGCTTTTCTCGCGGCAGGCAAGGACCAGATCTTGATCCTTGCAGAGCGGCGCCCGATAGGAGATGCGTCAATGATGGGCGCAGCAGTGATTCTCTCCATGCTCTGGTCTACAGCATGGCTCCCTCTTCCGAGACTTTTTCTGCTTGTGGCTTGCACGGCACTAGTCGTGGCGTTCATGGTCTGGAGCCCGGCCCTTCAGCTGTCACGCGGAAGGGTCATTTCCTGGCTTGGTACCAGATCATTCAGCCTTTACTTGGTTCACGAGCCGATCGTCGTGTCAACAGCACTGATATTCCCTGGGAATCCGTGGTTTGGGCTGATCGTCGCCTGGCCACTCCTTCTGCTCCTCACGGAGGTCTTCTTCCGCTTCCTTGAGGATCCCAGCCGCCGCCTGGCTAACCGCGTTGGAATGGGCGCAACCGGCCTGATAAGCCGGGGCTGGACGGCCCTCCCCGAAAGCATGCGAAGGAAGTAG
- a CDS encoding glycosyltransferase, with amino-acid sequence MGRSIDDAANGIECSLVVPTHRGAHRLPVLLDALTAQDYDKPWELVIVIDGNLDATAELLDSYRDRLPIVPLVHEEAKGVVAAMNNGIRAAHGRIVIRCDDDLSPGPSFLRLHMRHHKEGRPVGVIGPTRDVFADSPYARAYGIPANERALAAAYRRDGSYRWVGWAANNSVPREVLLSVGGFDPRFVYGQDSELGYRIASQVISIIVDPDLETLHRGPSTSVGSRAGRAFVSGASRRLFDSIHTGAHPPPPRPRGVKGRIWDAGVGSLTFLLRTREAYALAGKAVDRFLAVLPLPVASRIISLLVEAAGRSGRKHGSIDLGSYKDQKSVELSRELSGQNR; translated from the coding sequence ATGGGACGTAGCATAGACGACGCCGCGAATGGGATCGAATGTTCGTTAGTTGTTCCTACTCACCGGGGAGCTCACCGTCTTCCTGTTTTGCTGGATGCACTCACCGCGCAGGACTACGACAAGCCCTGGGAACTCGTTATCGTCATCGACGGAAATCTTGACGCGACGGCTGAATTACTCGACTCGTATCGTGATCGCCTTCCTATCGTCCCATTGGTCCATGAAGAAGCAAAAGGCGTCGTTGCCGCTATGAACAACGGTATTCGCGCAGCACACGGGCGAATAGTGATCCGTTGCGACGACGATCTGTCCCCCGGTCCCTCATTCCTTCGCCTTCATATGCGGCATCACAAAGAGGGGCGACCTGTCGGCGTGATCGGCCCCACACGGGACGTCTTCGCCGATTCACCCTATGCGAGGGCATACGGAATTCCAGCCAACGAGCGCGCCCTGGCCGCCGCCTATCGCAGGGACGGTTCCTACCGCTGGGTCGGCTGGGCTGCCAACAACTCGGTTCCGAGGGAAGTTCTCCTGTCCGTCGGCGGTTTCGATCCTCGCTTCGTTTATGGCCAGGACTCGGAGTTGGGATATCGAATCGCTTCGCAAGTGATTTCTATCATCGTTGATCCTGACCTCGAGACCCTGCACAGGGGACCCTCGACCAGCGTGGGATCACGGGCGGGACGCGCCTTTGTCTCTGGCGCCTCACGCCGCCTCTTCGACAGCATTCACACGGGCGCCCATCCTCCTCCCCCACGGCCGAGAGGTGTCAAGGGCAGGATTTGGGATGCCGGCGTGGGGAGCCTGACGTTTCTGCTGCGGACGCGGGAAGCTTATGCACTTGCCGGCAAGGCGGTAGATCGCTTTCTGGCCGTGCTGCCGCTTCCAGTGGCAAGCCGGATCATTTCTCTACTGGTCGAAGCTGCCGGAAGATCCGGACGGAAGCACGGAAGCATTGACCTTGGCTCATATAAAGATCAGAAGTCGGTGGAGCTTTCCCGGGAGCTGTCTGGGCAGAACCGATAG
- a CDS encoding glycosyltransferase family 2 protein: MNDSTPGRFSVVIPTLQKSNRLGEIVSICAAHPLVLEVLVINNSPQPLIWKTPNVRVLQQEQNIFVNPAWNLGAREARGEYLAIINDDVVFDPVAFTHTAKILQRGRFGIVGPDRSTFTESTSARPGHRLARGSGTIFGFGTFMCMRRADYVPIPEEMRIWGGDDWLILNQRRPPAALIGIRFRTEMGTSSASPAIQALRASEQERADRILEPLHGTRWWHRLVRWADVTRVARHKLRGRLVSLGGRGR; the protein is encoded by the coding sequence ATGAATGATTCGACCCCCGGTCGATTCTCTGTCGTGATCCCGACATTACAGAAGTCGAACCGGCTCGGTGAGATTGTCTCCATCTGTGCCGCGCACCCATTGGTACTCGAGGTGCTCGTTATCAACAACTCGCCGCAGCCACTGATCTGGAAGACGCCCAACGTACGCGTCCTTCAACAGGAGCAGAACATCTTCGTGAACCCCGCGTGGAATCTGGGGGCGCGTGAAGCCCGTGGGGAGTATCTTGCCATTATCAACGACGATGTCGTGTTCGACCCTGTGGCTTTCACCCATACCGCAAAGATCCTCCAGCGTGGCCGGTTCGGGATCGTCGGGCCGGACCGGTCGACCTTCACCGAGTCAACGTCTGCACGCCCAGGCCACAGGCTGGCACGCGGGTCCGGCACAATTTTCGGATTCGGCACGTTCATGTGCATGCGCCGTGCCGACTACGTCCCTATCCCGGAGGAGATGAGAATCTGGGGTGGCGACGACTGGTTGATCTTGAACCAGCGCCGCCCGCCCGCTGCGCTCATAGGTATCCGGTTTAGAACGGAAATGGGAACCAGCTCAGCGTCGCCGGCGATCCAGGCCCTCCGAGCATCTGAGCAGGAACGCGCTGACCGAATCCTCGAGCCCCTGCACGGAACACGCTGGTGGCATCGACTGGTACGGTGGGCAGATGTCACCCGGGTCGCCCGCCACAAACTCCGTGGAAGGCTCGTCAGCCTAGGCGGCCGCGGACGCTGA
- a CDS encoding glycosyltransferase family 2 protein: MAEGPKIVFNRTRSPGEAIDVSVVIPVYNGASTLAEELIALAGQQTRLPFEVVISDNGSTDDTVEVAIRAADQFAAFTIVDSGQVQGVSHARNEGARAARGHKILICDADDVVCPKWVEALADGLGRYDAVGGAARLDRLNPPEVVGTQPPVTLGLGRIFGFLPYALGGCIGVRQEVLLALGGFDSSFDRGHEEADFAWRLQLAGYSLGWCPEAIVDYRQRPDSYGAARQNFYYAKSSVLLWCRYATGHPLGPISFRGSLSTLLSRMLTSYRLIRTSTRRDQARALGWAMGVVAGHVSYRFLGRSPRAHIMDFEARVN; the protein is encoded by the coding sequence ATGGCTGAGGGCCCCAAGATCGTCTTCAATCGAACGCGCAGCCCGGGGGAAGCTATCGATGTGAGCGTCGTCATCCCCGTCTACAATGGCGCTTCTACCTTGGCTGAAGAGCTCATTGCATTAGCCGGGCAGCAAACGCGCCTGCCGTTTGAAGTAGTCATTTCGGATAATGGCTCAACGGACGACACCGTCGAGGTGGCGATTAGAGCAGCGGATCAGTTTGCAGCCTTCACCATTGTCGATTCCGGGCAAGTCCAAGGGGTTTCACACGCCCGGAATGAGGGTGCCCGCGCTGCTCGGGGGCACAAGATACTAATTTGCGACGCGGACGATGTTGTTTGCCCTAAATGGGTTGAGGCACTTGCGGACGGGCTGGGCCGGTATGACGCCGTGGGGGGTGCCGCGCGGCTCGACCGGCTGAACCCCCCTGAAGTCGTGGGAACCCAGCCCCCGGTCACGTTGGGGCTAGGCAGGATCTTCGGCTTCCTACCGTACGCCCTAGGTGGATGCATTGGAGTCAGACAGGAAGTGCTTTTGGCCTTGGGAGGTTTTGACTCCTCCTTTGATCGTGGTCACGAGGAGGCCGACTTCGCATGGCGACTCCAGCTTGCTGGTTACTCTTTAGGCTGGTGCCCGGAAGCCATTGTTGACTACCGCCAGCGGCCGGACAGCTATGGAGCCGCCCGGCAGAACTTCTATTACGCCAAATCTTCCGTGCTCTTATGGTGCAGATATGCCACCGGCCATCCACTCGGCCCAATTTCTTTCCGTGGAAGCCTCAGCACTCTGCTCAGCCGCATGCTGACGTCCTACAGGTTGATCCGTACAAGTACCCGCCGTGACCAGGCGCGGGCACTTGGCTGGGCCATGGGGGTGGTCGCGGGTCATGTGAGTTACCGGTTCCTAGGGCGGTCGCCTCGGGCACACATCATGGACTTCGAAGCGCGCGTTAACTAA
- a CDS encoding M23 family metallopeptidase — MAADGPGQGLTKVAATSASRWPVPIAVVVSAPADTLLSYSRSVVLTGTTKPTGSLHAASAGLRRPAPDTLTAALEDLTPSSPYGLRTSPITGAAGEFHWGLDFSAPCGTHVFSADAGVVRAVGCHQWGGGNRVELDHGKAHHHL, encoded by the coding sequence ATGGCTGCCGACGGCCCCGGTCAAGGCCTTACAAAGGTAGCTGCCACCTCGGCGAGCCGCTGGCCCGTCCCAATCGCCGTCGTCGTCTCGGCCCCGGCAGATACCCTTCTGTCCTACAGCCGCTCGGTGGTCCTCACCGGAACGACGAAACCAACCGGGTCACTTCACGCGGCCTCAGCGGGGCTGCGGCGGCCCGCGCCCGACACCCTGACGGCAGCGCTCGAAGATCTGACACCGAGCTCACCCTACGGGCTGCGGACCAGCCCGATCACCGGAGCAGCGGGAGAGTTCCACTGGGGCCTGGACTTCTCCGCTCCCTGCGGAACGCACGTCTTCTCAGCTGATGCCGGCGTAGTGCGGGCCGTAGGCTGCCACCAGTGGGGCGGCGGCAACCGGGTGGAGCTTGATCACGGCAAGGCTCATCACCACCTATAA
- the galE gene encoding UDP-glucose 4-epimerase GalE translates to MKVLVTGGAGYIGSHTSLCLLEAGHEVVVIDNLSNSQVISLRRVQQFAGRNIDFREVDLLDERAVEAVVARSGADAVIHFAGLKAVGESVAKPLMYYQNNIVGTLNLLHAMDNEGVRTLVFSSSATVYGASEEVPLTEKTPLDATNPYGRTKEQIEDILSDLSSADPRWSIALLRYFNPVGAHQSGLIGEDPRGVPNNLLPFVAQVAVGRRDKVLVYGNDYPTPDGTGVRDYIHVMDLAAGHVAALDFLKSRTGTFQWNLGTGRGSSVLEVIRAFADAAGREIPYEFVARRPGDTAVSYADPSSALADLGWSARRDLASMCEDHWRWQRTNPFGYGEPS, encoded by the coding sequence ATGAAGGTACTGGTCACTGGGGGTGCCGGCTACATCGGATCGCACACCTCGCTTTGTTTGCTTGAAGCAGGACACGAAGTTGTTGTTATTGACAATCTGTCAAATTCGCAAGTCATATCCCTTCGGCGCGTGCAACAGTTTGCGGGACGCAATATCGACTTTCGCGAAGTTGATTTGCTGGACGAACGAGCAGTGGAAGCCGTTGTTGCGCGCTCCGGAGCTGACGCCGTCATACACTTCGCCGGACTGAAAGCTGTCGGCGAGTCAGTGGCAAAACCGCTGATGTACTACCAGAACAACATCGTTGGAACCCTGAATCTGTTGCATGCGATGGACAACGAAGGCGTGCGGACACTCGTCTTCAGCTCCTCCGCCACTGTGTACGGAGCCTCCGAGGAAGTCCCCCTGACGGAAAAAACGCCCCTGGATGCCACTAATCCCTATGGCAGGACGAAAGAGCAGATTGAAGACATCCTGTCGGACCTCAGCTCAGCCGACCCCCGTTGGAGCATCGCCCTCCTGCGCTACTTCAACCCGGTAGGGGCTCACCAATCAGGCCTGATCGGCGAAGACCCTCGGGGCGTTCCCAACAACCTGCTACCTTTTGTCGCGCAGGTTGCAGTAGGCCGGCGCGATAAGGTGCTCGTCTACGGCAATGACTATCCGACGCCGGATGGCACGGGAGTGCGCGACTACATCCACGTCATGGATTTGGCAGCCGGCCACGTAGCCGCTTTGGACTTCCTGAAGTCGAGGACAGGGACGTTTCAATGGAACCTGGGCACCGGCCGGGGATCCTCCGTGCTTGAGGTTATCCGCGCCTTCGCCGACGCGGCCGGACGTGAAATACCCTATGAGTTTGTTGCCCGCCGCCCTGGGGATACGGCTGTCAGCTATGCGGACCCTTCCTCCGCCCTTGCGGATCTGGGATGGTCGGCCCGAAGGGACCTCGCCAGCATGTGTGAGGACCACTGGAGATGGCAGAGGACGAATCCCTTCGGCTACGGGGAACCGAGTTGA
- a CDS encoding sensor histidine kinase, producing MLSQLPLTVTMVLVTGIVLVFHPALLLDPVFKAGLMLHAVMFILALAVPWQRLPPAASLAVPVLDFVPIGMIRESGVETVPALGAMAVLPVVWLTSSQLYPRFGLAMSFLGPLLAVWVPLLLRGSAAGEEYSVVVLLPVLMFATGFAVHTLSASRDHQQRTLEEARGQLQAALDSSARKERLINTVVDAVGVGVLALDAGGSSTLRNQQQKRNYALAYPSPAPGREPEVHIYGRGGKELLVPEMRPERRAARGEDFSDYLVWIGENGKQRVFSTSARAIRDDGRFDGSVVTFTDVTALIEAMTAKDAFLSNVTHELRAPLTSILGYTEVLTAREDLPGDAGAMLQVIQRNGQRLQRLVTDLLTAASGSVDVRPEPADLAEIIGFSLATAVPLAGAAGVNLVNESAPQVPALIDTTRMGQVLDNLLSNAIKYSPDGGNVTVRAGATKEGVFCSVTDTGIGMKQEDLRELFTKFFRSETARKSGIPGIGLGLAITKTIVENHGGSITCTSKPGNGSTFTLTLPAIR from the coding sequence GTGCTGAGCCAGTTGCCGCTCACGGTGACGATGGTCCTGGTGACGGGCATAGTGCTGGTCTTCCATCCCGCACTGCTGCTGGATCCGGTGTTCAAGGCCGGGCTAATGCTCCATGCGGTGATGTTCATCCTGGCCTTGGCCGTCCCGTGGCAGCGACTCCCGCCGGCAGCTTCCCTTGCCGTCCCTGTCCTGGACTTTGTCCCGATCGGAATGATCCGCGAGTCAGGCGTGGAAACCGTTCCCGCCCTCGGGGCCATGGCTGTCCTTCCGGTGGTCTGGTTGACGAGTTCGCAGCTGTACCCGCGGTTTGGCCTGGCAATGAGTTTCCTCGGCCCGCTGCTGGCGGTCTGGGTCCCGCTGCTTCTCCGTGGCTCTGCCGCCGGAGAAGAGTACAGCGTGGTGGTGCTGTTGCCGGTTCTGATGTTCGCCACGGGCTTCGCCGTCCATACCCTGAGCGCCAGCAGGGACCACCAGCAGCGCACCCTGGAGGAGGCGCGGGGCCAGCTGCAGGCGGCGCTGGATAGCTCGGCACGCAAAGAACGGCTGATCAACACCGTCGTTGACGCAGTTGGCGTCGGCGTCCTGGCCCTGGACGCCGGAGGCAGCAGCACCCTCAGAAACCAGCAGCAGAAGCGCAACTACGCACTTGCATATCCTTCTCCGGCTCCCGGCCGGGAGCCGGAGGTGCACATCTATGGCCGCGGGGGAAAGGAACTGCTCGTTCCCGAGATGCGGCCGGAGCGCCGGGCAGCCAGGGGAGAGGACTTTTCCGACTATCTGGTCTGGATCGGCGAAAACGGCAAGCAGCGGGTATTTTCGACGTCCGCCAGGGCAATCCGCGACGATGGCAGGTTCGATGGGTCGGTGGTGACCTTCACCGACGTCACCGCCCTGATAGAGGCCATGACCGCCAAGGACGCGTTCCTTTCCAACGTCACCCACGAACTGCGCGCCCCGTTGACGTCGATTCTGGGGTACACCGAGGTGCTGACTGCCAGGGAAGACCTGCCGGGGGACGCCGGCGCCATGCTGCAGGTCATCCAGCGGAACGGTCAACGGCTGCAGAGACTGGTTACGGATTTGCTCACAGCAGCATCGGGCTCGGTGGATGTGCGTCCGGAGCCGGCGGACCTGGCCGAAATCATCGGGTTCAGCCTGGCCACGGCGGTGCCGCTGGCCGGCGCAGCGGGCGTGAACCTGGTCAACGAATCAGCCCCCCAGGTGCCGGCCCTGATAGATACGACACGAATGGGCCAGGTTCTGGACAACCTGCTCTCCAACGCCATCAAGTACTCGCCGGACGGCGGGAATGTGACGGTGCGTGCCGGCGCCACCAAAGAGGGTGTGTTCTGTTCGGTCACCGATACCGGGATCGGAATGAAGCAGGAGGACCTGAGGGAGCTCTTCACCAAGTTTTTCCGGTCCGAGACCGCACGGAAATCCGGGATCCCGGGAATAGGCTTGGGGCTGGCAATCACGAAAACCATCGTGGAAAACCACGGCGGCAGCATCACATGCACCAGCAAACCCGGCAACGGATCAACATTCACGCTGACTCTGCCTGCCATCCGCTGA
- a CDS encoding M23 family metallopeptidase: MKQGQSVQAGELIAKVGTTGASTGCHLHF, translated from the coding sequence GTGAAACAAGGTCAGTCGGTGCAGGCGGGCGAACTCATTGCCAAGGTCGGAACCACAGGTGCGTCCACTGGCTGCCACCTCCACTTCTAA
- a CDS encoding glycosyltransferase has protein sequence MPGLIVHEWIEQYGGAEKVAEEFAMIFPDATIACLWDDYPKRFAQRSVIESWLSKTPLRRRKALALPFTLPTWRSLKIPERPDWMLCSSHLFAHHAKLSGAGKQVPKYVYAYTPARYVWNPELDDRGNSRAARAISKPLQTIDRARAQEATSIAAVSHYVRERIQNAWLRDCEVIHPPVDVEYYSSSKIALLTPVEGDLLESLPETFVLGASRFVPYKRLDGAIAFGEANQIPVVLAGSGPQESALRELAESATVPVRFVVRPSQPLLRELYARAWAFIFPAVEDFGIMPLEANATGTPVIASTVGGTAESVRHGVSGLLLESFSRSEMRAAASALEAITFENCRKQTERFDRHVFHSEIKSWVTSHGTTL, from the coding sequence TTGCCCGGGTTGATTGTTCATGAATGGATAGAGCAATACGGCGGTGCCGAGAAAGTCGCCGAAGAGTTCGCGATGATTTTCCCGGACGCAACCATTGCATGCCTGTGGGATGACTATCCGAAACGGTTTGCGCAGCGGAGTGTCATCGAATCTTGGTTGTCCAAAACTCCCCTCCGCCGGCGCAAGGCCCTCGCTCTTCCCTTCACCCTGCCCACATGGCGGTCTCTCAAGATTCCAGAGCGCCCCGACTGGATGCTCTGCAGCTCGCATCTATTCGCGCATCACGCGAAACTTTCCGGTGCCGGAAAGCAAGTTCCAAAATATGTTTACGCCTACACTCCGGCGAGATATGTATGGAATCCGGAACTGGATGATCGGGGCAATTCACGTGCAGCCCGGGCTATCTCCAAGCCTCTGCAGACTATCGACCGTGCACGTGCCCAGGAAGCCACCTCGATTGCGGCTGTGAGTCATTACGTGCGCGAGAGGATACAGAACGCCTGGCTGCGGGACTGTGAGGTCATCCATCCGCCAGTTGACGTCGAGTATTACAGCAGCAGCAAAATTGCGCTCCTTACCCCCGTTGAAGGCGATCTACTGGAATCCTTGCCAGAGACATTCGTCCTCGGGGCTTCACGTTTCGTTCCGTACAAGAGACTGGACGGTGCCATCGCGTTCGGGGAGGCCAATCAAATTCCTGTGGTACTCGCCGGTTCCGGACCGCAGGAGTCCGCACTCCGGGAGTTGGCAGAATCAGCAACAGTGCCGGTGCGGTTCGTGGTCCGGCCGTCGCAGCCGCTGCTCCGCGAGTTGTACGCGAGAGCCTGGGCTTTCATTTTTCCTGCAGTCGAAGATTTCGGCATCATGCCCCTCGAAGCAAACGCTACCGGGACACCGGTTATAGCTAGCACGGTAGGAGGCACGGCTGAATCGGTCAGGCATGGCGTCTCTGGACTTCTCCTGGAAAGCTTTTCAAGGTCGGAAATGAGGGCGGCGGCAAGCGCCTTGGAGGCAATTACCTTTGAGAACTGCCGCAAACAAACTGAAAGATTTGACCGACACGTTTTTCATTCTGAGATCAAGTCATGGGTCACATCTCACGGGACGACATTATGA
- a CDS encoding glycosyltransferase — translation MESFQEQRRKRFIMITAALPCAKPDNAGGRYVKWVSEAASKSDDVFIIAPDGPAAQRALKSGGVPRYQLLGRSAGRMASSWDRALTRLLSMVAPSLPPWRFVISLLRDRQVLEAIRHADVIDLQWEEYGALIPMLRRFNPEALVVCTFHDVLSQRYGRASQGATSHVARMRWAWAASTARRLERSIVRAADKVVLLSQKDADLLPAGTAEVRVVTPPLAAGMEHVDRSTPVLGEILFVGFLARWENEEGLLWFLADVWPRIKAAAPEARFRIAGLGVRSTTVEAARLSDVELLGFVDDLEPFYERASVVVVPVRLGAGVKFKVVDALMAGVPLVTTTVGAEGIGDPSWFTGMHDDAQAFADAVLHILQEQGKADHRSAEVREKALRVYGWEQFTDALCHVYGPLLLEGISKQKGSL, via the coding sequence ATGGAATCATTCCAAGAACAGCGACGAAAACGCTTCATCATGATCACTGCTGCTTTGCCTTGTGCTAAGCCGGATAATGCTGGCGGCCGTTACGTTAAATGGGTCAGCGAGGCGGCATCGAAATCCGATGATGTGTTTATCATTGCTCCGGACGGGCCAGCGGCTCAGAGGGCTCTGAAATCTGGCGGTGTTCCTCGCTATCAATTGTTAGGCAGGTCTGCTGGCCGAATGGCAAGCTCTTGGGACCGCGCGCTAACCCGGCTGCTGTCAATGGTTGCCCCTTCCTTGCCGCCTTGGCGGTTTGTGATTAGTTTGCTCCGGGACCGGCAGGTTCTGGAGGCAATCAGACACGCGGATGTCATCGACCTGCAGTGGGAGGAATATGGAGCCCTCATCCCGATGTTGCGTCGATTCAACCCTGAAGCACTGGTTGTATGTACATTCCACGACGTACTGTCTCAGCGCTACGGCCGGGCCTCCCAGGGAGCCACTTCCCACGTAGCGCGAATGAGGTGGGCGTGGGCAGCATCAACTGCGCGCCGTCTTGAACGTAGCATTGTTCGAGCGGCGGACAAGGTCGTTCTGCTGAGCCAGAAGGATGCAGATCTGCTACCGGCGGGAACAGCAGAAGTCCGTGTGGTTACCCCACCTCTTGCCGCCGGAATGGAACACGTTGACCGTTCAACCCCGGTTCTAGGCGAAATACTTTTTGTGGGGTTCCTTGCCCGGTGGGAGAACGAGGAAGGACTTCTCTGGTTCCTTGCCGATGTATGGCCGCGAATAAAGGCTGCGGCGCCGGAGGCCCGTTTCCGTATTGCCGGCCTGGGTGTCCGTTCAACAACCGTGGAAGCTGCGAGGCTGTCCGATGTTGAGTTGTTGGGCTTTGTTGATGACCTGGAGCCTTTTTATGAGCGGGCATCCGTCGTAGTGGTTCCTGTCCGGCTTGGAGCCGGCGTCAAGTTTAAAGTGGTGGACGCCCTGATGGCTGGGGTCCCACTCGTGACCACGACGGTGGGGGCGGAAGGCATTGGCGATCCGTCCTGGTTCACGGGAATGCACGATGACGCACAGGCGTTTGCGGATGCTGTTCTTCACATACTTCAGGAACAGGGCAAGGCCGATCACCGAAGCGCGGAAGTCCGGGAGAAGGCTCTTCGGGTCTACGGGTGGGAACAATTCACCGATGCATTGTGCCATGTTTACGGCCCCTTGCTCCTAGAAGGAATATCGAAGCAGAAAGGTAGCCTGTAA
- a CDS encoding GDP-mannose 4,6-dehydratase, translated as MDSPRRALITGITGQDGLYLAELLLSKGYIVFGLVRGQSNPKRELLHRIIPEVKVLTGDLTDVSSLIRVLSIAGPHEVYNLGAISFVGYSWENAALTSDVTALGVLNMLEATRLYAGSDIGKVRFYQASSSEMYGKAQEVPQTERTLLWPRSPYGVAKAYGHHMTINYRESYGMHASSGILFNHESPRRGPEFVTRKVTLAVVRIKLGLQETLALGNLDARRDWGFAGDYVEAMWRMLQQPEPDDYVIATGESRSIRDLLDVAFAAVGISDWSGYVTQDSALIRPAEVESLVGDASKAHAALGWKPQVDFRSLVSMMVEHDLANQKHLV; from the coding sequence ATGGATTCCCCGAGACGGGCACTCATTACTGGCATAACGGGTCAGGACGGGCTCTACCTTGCCGAACTTCTGCTCAGCAAAGGCTATATTGTCTTTGGCCTGGTCCGCGGGCAGAGCAACCCAAAACGTGAGCTTCTTCACCGGATCATCCCGGAGGTCAAGGTATTGACCGGAGACTTGACTGACGTCTCCAGCCTCATCCGTGTCCTGAGCATTGCCGGGCCGCACGAAGTGTACAACTTGGGCGCCATTTCCTTCGTCGGGTACTCGTGGGAGAACGCCGCCTTAACCAGTGACGTGACTGCCTTGGGTGTCTTGAACATGCTCGAAGCAACCAGGCTTTACGCCGGGAGCGACATTGGAAAAGTCCGCTTCTATCAGGCGTCTTCGTCCGAGATGTACGGCAAGGCCCAGGAGGTGCCGCAGACCGAGCGGACGCTGCTTTGGCCCCGCTCCCCCTATGGCGTGGCCAAGGCCTACGGCCACCATATGACCATCAATTACCGCGAATCGTATGGAATGCATGCTTCCAGCGGCATTCTGTTCAACCACGAATCTCCCCGGCGTGGACCGGAGTTCGTCACCCGCAAGGTCACCTTGGCAGTTGTACGGATCAAACTCGGCCTGCAGGAAACATTGGCCTTGGGAAACCTGGACGCCCGAAGGGACTGGGGGTTTGCCGGCGACTATGTGGAGGCCATGTGGCGGATGCTCCAGCAGCCCGAACCGGATGACTACGTCATTGCGACGGGCGAGTCCCGCTCCATCCGTGACCTGCTAGATGTGGCTTTTGCCGCCGTCGGAATTTCCGACTGGTCAGGCTACGTAACGCAAGATTCGGCGTTGATCCGTCCGGCCGAAGTGGAATCGCTAGTCGGCGACGCCAGTAAAGCCCATGCCGCATTGGGCTGGAAGCCGCAGGTGGATTTCAGGAGCCTGGTCTCGATGATGGTGGAACACGACCTGGCCAACCAGAAACACCTGGTCTAA